The genomic window TCGAAGAACATTCTGATATCGCTCATTTGGTAAAGAAGCATAACGATTCTTTCAATCCCCATTCCGAAAGCATATCCCGAATATTTCTCAGGATCGATGTTCACATTTTTAAGAACCGCAGGGTCTACCATTCCGCACCCCATGATTTCCAACCATCCTGTTCCTTTGGTGATTCTGTAATCGGTTTCAGAATTCAGTCCCCAGTACACATCAATCTCTGCACTTGGCTCTGTAAAAGGGAAATAAGACGGTCTCAATCTGATTTTGGATTTTCCGAAAAGCTCTGTGGTAAAGAACTGGATGGTCTGTTTAAGATCGGCAAAGCTTACATTTTCATCAATGTACAATCCTTCAATCTGGTGGAAAATACAGTGCGAGCGCGAAGAAACCGCTTCATTACGGAACACCCTTCCCGGAGATAAAATCCTGATCGGAGGCTGGTTCTGTTCCATATAACGGATCTGTACGGAAGACGTATGCGTTCTCAACAAAATATCAGGGTTCTGCTCGATGAAAAAGGTATCCTGCATATCTCTTGCCGGATGGTATTCCGGAAGATTCAGCGCGGTAAAGTTGTGCCAGTCGTCCTCGATTTCCGGACCGTCTGCCACAGCAAAACCAATGGATTTAAAAATCTCGATAATCCTGTTTTTTACCAGGTTGATCGGATGTCTCGATCCCAGATCAAGAGGAAAAGCCGGTCTGGTAAGGTCTTCTTTCTCTACGATAATAGAAGATGCTGAAGCATTTTTCAAATCCTCCAATTTTACGTTCACAGCCTGCTTCAGTGTATTGATCTTTTGTCCGAAATCTTTTTTCTGGTCGTTTGGAACTTCTTTAAATTTTTCAAAAAAATCGTTCAGAATTCCCTTCTTACCATTGTATTTGATCCGGAAGTTTTCGATCTCCTCCTTTGATGTCGCATGGAAGCTGTTTACCTCAACCAGTAATTCTTCTATCTTTTCTATCATTGTTTTACCCTTTCAAAATGTTTTGCAAAAATACGGTTTTTCACCCGAATAAATTTCTTAAAATTGTTAAAAAAATCTGCCTCTTTGCGGGAGGCAGACTTCAATCACTTATTTCACTTAAATAAAAAAATTATTTCTTTTCCAAAGCTTTTACGTTGATCTGAAGCGTTACCTCGTCTTTTATCACGCCGTTGGCGGCCGGAGCTTTAAAGGTTACCCCAAATTCTTCCCGCATCACGTCCTTCGGCTCGGTAGCGATGCTGGCCACTCCGTTTTTCACGGAAACATTGGCCTTAAACTGAATCGGCTTGGTAATTCCCTTAATCGTCAGATTCCCGTCCAGAAGGGTGTTATAGTCGCCTTCCGCAGATGAAGCCACTTTTGTAATTTCAAAAGAAGCCGTCGGGAATTTTTCCACATCGAAAAAATCTTTGCTTTTCAGGTGCCCGTTCAGCTTATCTAAATTTTCCTGATCGCCTTTAAGATCTTCCGAAGTTAAGGATGCCATATCGGCAACGAATTTTCCGCTTTCCAGCTTTCCGTCTTTTACGGTAACGTCGCCGCTCTCAAACTTTATGGTTCCGAAGTGGCTGGTGTTTTCAGATTTTAAAATTTTATAACCTTTCCATTCTACCCTGCTGTTCAGAGTGTCCACCACATACTGAGCGCCCTCTTTAGTTGTTGCCACCTCATTGCTTTCGCTGGTAAGAGGCTTTTCCTTTTTACAGGAAACCACCGCCGCCAAGGCAAAAAATGCGGGAATGACTAACGAAAACAGCTTTTTCTTCATGATTTATAAATTTTTATTGCTCCTGCTAAAATAATAAAAAAAATTCTTCTTTCCTAGAAACATTTCAAATCCTTACTTTTGTAATATGCTATTAGAAATTCGTCATCTCAACTTTTCCTATACCAAAGAAAAACCGCTGTTTCAGGACCTTAATCTGAATCTTGAAGCCAGTAAGATCATTGCGCTGGCCGGAGAAAGCGGATGCGGGAAATCGACTTTGCTGAGCCTGATCTACGGACTGATCGACTGGGAAAGCGGAGAAATTATTTTCGACGGCGGGAAACTGTTCGGGCCGAAAGGGAATCTTGTTCCGGGTGAGGCCAACATGAAATTTGTTGCCCAGAATTTCGATCTGATGCCGTATGCCACCGTGGCTGAAAATGTGGGAAAATTTATTTCCAATATCAATTTAAACAAGAAAAAAGAAACCGTAGCCGAACTTCTTGAAGTGGTAGGCCTGGAAGATTTTGCCAACGTCTTACCGAAATACCTCAGCGGTGGCCAGCAGCAGCGGGTGGCTATTGCACGGGCACTTTCCGTGCTTCCGAAACTGCTGATCCTCGATGAGCCTTTCAGCAACCTGGATTTCCCGAGAAAGATCGAACTTCGGGAAAAATTGTTCCGCTATGTGAAACAGAACCATATTTCGCTGCTAATTTCCACCCATGAGCTTCAGGACATCATCCCCTGGCTGGATCGGATCATCGTTCTTCAGAGCGGAAGCGTAATCCAGGACGGCAGCCCTGAAGAAACCTATAGAAATCCTTATAACAGCTATGTTGCAAAACTTTTCGGCGAAGTAAATATTTTCAGCGAGACGGAAAAAACGGATTTTCAGCTACCCAAATTTTCCTATTATCCCCAAGAGATCCGCATCACTGAAAACGGTACGGAAGCGGAAGTCGTGGAAAGCCGGTTTGCAGGAAACCATTACTGGAACAAAATAAAGGCCCGCAATAAAGAACTGGTAATGTACACGGATCATAAAACAGAAGG from Chryseobacterium sp. SORGH_AS_0447 includes these protein-coding regions:
- a CDS encoding sulfate/molybdate ABC transporter ATP-binding protein, coding for MLLEIRHLNFSYTKEKPLFQDLNLNLEASKIIALAGESGCGKSTLLSLIYGLIDWESGEIIFDGGKLFGPKGNLVPGEANMKFVAQNFDLMPYATVAENVGKFISNINLNKKKETVAELLEVVGLEDFANVLPKYLSGGQQQRVAIARALSVLPKLLILDEPFSNLDFPRKIELREKLFRYVKQNHISLLISTHELQDIIPWLDRIIVLQSGSVIQDGSPEETYRNPYNSYVAKLFGEVNIFSETEKTDFQLPKFSYYPQEIRITENGTEAEVVESRFAGNHYWNKIKARNKELVMYTDHKTEGRIRISFD
- the pheS gene encoding phenylalanine--tRNA ligase subunit alpha; the protein is MIEKIEELLVEVNSFHATSKEEIENFRIKYNGKKGILNDFFEKFKEVPNDQKKDFGQKINTLKQAVNVKLEDLKNASASSIIVEKEDLTRPAFPLDLGSRHPINLVKNRIIEIFKSIGFAVADGPEIEDDWHNFTALNLPEYHPARDMQDTFFIEQNPDILLRTHTSSVQIRYMEQNQPPIRILSPGRVFRNEAVSSRSHCIFHQIEGLYIDENVSFADLKQTIQFFTTELFGKSKIRLRPSYFPFTEPSAEIDVYWGLNSETDYRITKGTGWLEIMGCGMVDPAVLKNVNIDPEKYSGYAFGMGIERIVMLLYQMSDIRMFFENDIRTLEQFKTL
- a CDS encoding YceI family protein is translated as MKKKLFSLVIPAFFALAAVVSCKKEKPLTSESNEVATTKEGAQYVVDTLNSRVEWKGYKILKSENTSHFGTIKFESGDVTVKDGKLESGKFVADMASLTSEDLKGDQENLDKLNGHLKSKDFFDVEKFPTASFEITKVASSAEGDYNTLLDGNLTIKGITKPIQFKANVSVKNGVASIATEPKDVMREEFGVTFKAPAANGVIKDEVTLQINVKALEKK